In Streptococcus dysgalactiae subsp. dysgalactiae, the following are encoded in one genomic region:
- the infA gene encoding translation initiation factor IF-1, with protein MAKEDVIEIEGKVVETMPNAMFTVELENGHQILATVSGKIRKNYIRILVGDRVTVEMSPYDLTRGRITYRFK; from the coding sequence GTGGCAAAAGAAGACGTGATTGAAATTGAAGGCAAAGTAGTAGAAACGATGCCAAATGCAATGTTTACTGTTGAATTGGAAAATGGACATCAAATTCTAGCAACTGTATCAGGAAAAATCCGCAAAAATTACATTCGTATTTTAGTTGGTGATCGTGTTACTGTAGAGATGAGTCCATACGACTTGACACGTGGACGTATCACATACCGCTTTAAATAA
- the rpsQ gene encoding 30S ribosomal protein S17: MERNQRKTLVGRVVSDKMDKTITVVVETKRNHPVYGKRINYSKKYKAHDEKNLAKEGDIVRIMETRPLSATKRFRLVEVVEEAVII; the protein is encoded by the coding sequence AAACCCTTGTTGGACGCGTAGTATCTGACAAGATGGACAAAACAATCACTGTTGTAGTTGAAACAAAACGTAACCACCCAGTCTATGGTAAACGTATCAACTATTCTAAAAAATACAAAGCACATGATGAAAAGAACCTTGCTAAAGAAGGCGATATCGTTCGTATCATGGAAACTCGTCCACTATCAGCTACAAAACGTTTCCGTCTTGTAGAAGTTGTGGAAGAAGCTGTTATTATCTAA
- the rplF gene encoding 50S ribosomal protein L6, with the protein MSRIGNKVITLPAGVEIINSDNVVTVKGPKGELTREFNKNIEIKVEGTEITLARPNDSKEMKTIHGTTRANLNNMVVGVSEGFKKDLEMKGVGYRAQLQGTKLVLSVGKSHQDEVEAPEGITFTVANPTSISVEGINKEVVGQTAAYIRSLRSPEPYKGKGIRYVGEYVRLKEGKTGK; encoded by the coding sequence ATGTCACGTATTGGTAATAAAGTTATTACTTTGCCAGCAGGTGTCGAAATCATTAACAGTGACAACGTTGTTACTGTAAAAGGCCCTAAAGGCGAACTCACTCGTGAGTTCAACAAAAATATTGAAATCAAAGTTGAAGGAACTGAGATTACTCTTGCACGTCCTAACGACTCAAAAGAAATGAAAACAATCCATGGTACAACTCGTGCTAACTTGAATAACATGGTTGTAGGTGTTTCTGAAGGTTTCAAAAAAGATCTTGAAATGAAGGGTGTCGGTTACCGTGCTCAACTTCAAGGTACTAAACTTGTCCTTTCAGTAGGTAAATCTCACCAAGACGAAGTCGAAGCTCCAGAAGGAATTACATTTACTGTTGCTAACCCAACTTCAATCTCAGTTGAAGGAATCAACAAAGAAGTTGTTGGTCAAACAGCTGCTTACATCCGTAGCTTGCGTTCACCAGAGCCTTATAAAGGTAAAGGGATTCGTTACGTTGGTGAATACGTACGCCTTAAAGAAGGTAAAACAGGTAAATAA
- the rpsM gene encoding 30S ribosomal protein S13, with protein MARIAGVDIPNDKRVVISLTYVYGIGLATSKKILAAAGISEDIRVKDLTSDQEDAIRREVDAIKVEGDLRREVNLNIKRLMEIGSYRGIRHRRGLPVRGQNTKNNARTRKGKAVAIAGKKK; from the coding sequence ATGGCTCGTATTGCTGGAGTTGATATTCCAAATGATAAACGCGTAGTAATTTCACTTACTTATGTTTACGGAATTGGTCTTGCAACATCTAAAAAAATCTTAGCAGCTGCTGGTATTTCAGAAGATATCCGTGTTAAAGATTTGACATCAGATCAAGAAGACGCTATCCGTCGTGAAGTAGATGCAATTAAAGTTGAAGGTGACCTTCGTCGTGAAGTTAACTTGAACATCAAACGTTTGATGGAAATCGGTTCATACCGTGGAATCCGTCACCGTCGTGGACTTCCTGTCCGTGGACAAAATACTAAAAACAATGCTCGCACTCGTAAAGGTAAAGCTGTTGCGATTGCAGGTAAGAAAAAATAA
- the secY gene encoding preprotein translocase subunit SecY has product MFLKILKDALKIKTVRNKIFFTIFIILVFRIGTHITVPGVNAKSLEQLSELPFLNMLNLVSGNAMRNFSVFSMGVSPYITASIVVQLLQMDILPKFVEWGKQGEVGRRKLNQATRYISLVLAFAQSIGITAGFNTLSSVALVKTPDVKTYLLIGALLTTGSVIVTWLGEQITDKGFGNGVSMIIFAGIISSIPNAIATIREDYFVNVKASDLQSSYLIVGILILAVLAIVFFTTYVQQAEYKIPIQYTKLMQGAPTSSYLPLKVNPAGVIPVIFASSITTIPSTIIPFVQNGRDIPWLTRLQEIFNYQTPVGMMVYAVLIILFSFFYTFVQVNPEKTAENLQKNSSYIPSVRPGRETEQFMSSLLKKLATVGAIFLAFISLAPIAAQQALNLSSSIALGGTSLLILISTGIEGMKQLEGYLLKRKYVGFMNTAE; this is encoded by the coding sequence ATGTTCTTAAAAATACTTAAAGACGCATTGAAGATAAAGACGGTAAGAAATAAAATTTTCTTTACTATCTTTATCATCCTTGTATTCCGAATAGGGACACACATCACTGTGCCAGGTGTAAATGCAAAAAGCTTAGAGCAACTGAGTGAACTTCCTTTCTTAAATATGTTGAATTTGGTCAGTGGGAATGCCATGAGAAATTTCTCGGTATTCTCTATGGGGGTTAGCCCTTATATCACAGCTTCGATTGTTGTTCAACTGTTACAAATGGATATTTTACCTAAGTTTGTTGAATGGGGTAAACAAGGAGAGGTGGGTCGCCGTAAATTAAATCAAGCGACACGCTATATTTCTCTTGTTTTAGCTTTTGCTCAGTCAATTGGTATCACAGCAGGGTTTAACACGCTATCAAGTGTTGCTCTTGTGAAAACACCAGATGTTAAAACTTATTTGCTTATTGGAGCATTGCTCACAACAGGTAGTGTGATTGTGACCTGGCTTGGAGAACAAATCACCGATAAAGGATTTGGTAATGGAGTGTCAATGATTATCTTTGCCGGTATCATTTCCTCAATTCCCAATGCGATTGCAACTATCCGTGAAGATTATTTTGTAAATGTTAAGGCAAGTGATTTACAGTCATCTTATCTCATTGTTGGCATTTTAATCTTAGCTGTTCTTGCTATTGTTTTCTTTACGACTTACGTTCAACAAGCAGAATACAAAATTCCAATCCAATATACAAAATTGATGCAAGGTGCGCCTACAAGTTCATACCTTCCATTAAAAGTAAATCCAGCTGGCGTTATTCCCGTTATCTTTGCCAGCTCGATTACAACTATCCCAAGTACGATTATTCCATTTGTTCAAAATGGTAGAGATATACCATGGCTAACCCGTTTACAGGAGATTTTCAATTACCAAACTCCAGTCGGAATGATGGTTTATGCTGTGTTGATTATCTTGTTCTCATTCTTCTATACCTTTGTACAAGTAAATCCTGAGAAGACAGCAGAAAATCTTCAGAAGAATTCCTCATATATCCCAAGTGTTCGACCTGGACGTGAGACAGAACAATTTATGTCATCGTTGCTTAAAAAATTAGCCACAGTGGGTGCTATTTTCCTAGCATTTATCTCTCTAGCTCCTATTGCAGCGCAACAAGCTCTCAACCTTTCTTCTAGTATTGCTCTAGGTGGGACAAGCTTGCTCATTTTGATTTCAACTGGTATCGAAGGAATGAAACAACTTGAAGGATACTTGCTCAAGAGAAAATATGTCGGATTTATGAATACAGCAGAATAG
- the rplN gene encoding 50S ribosomal protein L14, with protein MIQQETRLKVADNSGAREILTIKVLGGSGRKFANIGDVIVASVKQATPGGAVKKGDVVKAVIVRTKTGARRPDGSYIKFDDNAAVIIRDDKTPRGTRIFGPVARELREGGYMKIVSLAPEVL; from the coding sequence ATGATTCAACAAGAAACTCGCTTGAAAGTTGCTGATAATAGCGGTGCTCGTGAGATCTTGACTATCAAAGTTCTTGGTGGTTCAGGACGTAAATTCGCTAACATCGGTGACGTAATCGTTGCTTCTGTCAAACAAGCTACTCCTGGTGGAGCGGTTAAAAAAGGTGACGTGGTTAAAGCTGTTATCGTTCGTACAAAAACTGGTGCTCGCCGTCCAGACGGTTCATACATCAAGTTTGACGACAATGCTGCTGTAATCATCCGTGATGACAAAACTCCTCGTGGAACTCGTATCTTCGGCCCTGTTGCACGTGAATTGCGTGAAGGTGGCTACATGAAGATTGTTTCACTTGCACCAGAAGTACTTTAA
- the rpsH gene encoding 30S ribosomal protein S8, whose product MVMTDPIADFLTRIRNANQVKHEVLEVPASNIKKGIAEILKREGFVKNVEVIEDDKQGIIRVFLKYGQNGERVITNLKRVSKPGLRVYAKREDVPKVLNGLGIAIISTSEGLLTDKEARQKNVGGEVIAYVW is encoded by the coding sequence ATGGTTATGACTGACCCAATTGCAGACTTTTTAACACGTATCCGTAACGCTAACCAAGTGAAACACGAAGTGTTAGAAGTACCTGCTTCAAACATCAAAAAAGGGATTGCTGAAATCCTTAAACGTGAAGGTTTTGTAAAAAACGTTGAAGTTATCGAAGATGACAAACAAGGTATCATCCGTGTATTCCTTAAATATGGACAAAACGGTGAGCGCGTTATCACTAACTTGAAACGTGTATCAAAACCAGGTCTTCGTGTTTATGCAAAACGTGAAGATGTTCCTAAAGTTCTTAACGGACTTGGAATCGCAATTATTTCTACATCAGAGGGTCTTTTGACGGACAAAGAAGCGCGTCAAAAGAACGTTGGTGGAGAAGTTATCGCATACGTTTGGTAA
- the rpsK gene encoding 30S ribosomal protein S11: MAKPTRKRRVKKNIESGVAHIHATFNNTIVMITDVHGNALAWSSAGALGFKGSRKSTPFAAQMAAEAAAKSAQEHGLKTVEVTVKGPGSGRESAIRALAAAGLEVTAIRDVTPVPHNGARPPKRRRV; the protein is encoded by the coding sequence TTGGCTAAACCAACACGTAAACGTCGTGTGAAAAAGAACATCGAATCTGGTGTTGCACATATTCACGCTACATTTAATAACACTATTGTTATGATTACAGATGTGCATGGTAATGCTCTTGCATGGTCATCAGCTGGTGCTCTTGGTTTCAAAGGTTCTCGTAAATCTACTCCATTTGCTGCTCAAATGGCTGCAGAAGCTGCTGCAAAATCTGCACAAGAACACGGACTAAAAACTGTTGAAGTTACTGTAAAAGGTCCTGGTTCAGGTCGTGAATCAGCTATTCGTGCCCTAGCAGCTGCTGGTCTAGAAGTAACTGCAATTCGTGATGTGACTCCTGTGCCACATAATGGTGCTCGTCCTCCAAAACGTCGTCGTGTATAA
- the rpsE gene encoding 30S ribosomal protein S5, giving the protein MAFKDNAVELEERVVAINRVTKVVKGGRRLRFAALVVVGDGNGRVGFGTGKAQEVPEAIRKAVEAAKKNMIEVPMVGTTIPHEVYTNFGGAKVLLKPAVEGSGVAAGGAVRAVIELAGIADITSKSLGSNTPINIVRATVEGLKQLKRAEEVAALRGISVSDLA; this is encoded by the coding sequence ATGGCATTTAAAGATAATGCAGTTGAACTTGAAGAACGCGTTGTTGCGATTAACCGCGTTACAAAAGTTGTTAAAGGTGGACGTCGTCTTCGCTTTGCAGCTCTTGTAGTTGTTGGTGATGGAAATGGTCGTGTTGGATTTGGTACTGGTAAAGCTCAAGAAGTTCCAGAAGCTATCCGTAAAGCAGTTGAAGCTGCTAAGAAAAACATGATCGAAGTACCAATGGTTGGTACAACAATTCCTCACGAAGTTTACACTAACTTCGGTGGAGCTAAAGTATTGTTGAAACCAGCTGTAGAAGGTTCTGGAGTTGCTGCTGGTGGCGCAGTTCGTGCCGTCATCGAATTAGCAGGTATTGCTGATATTACTTCAAAATCTCTTGGTTCAAACACTCCAATCAACATTGTTCGTGCAACTGTTGAAGGATTGAAACAACTTAAACGTGCAGAAGAAGTTGCCGCACTTCGTGGCATTTCAGTTTCTGACTTAGCATAA
- the rpmD gene encoding 50S ribosomal protein L30, with protein MAQIKITLTKSPIGRKPEQRKTVVALGLGKLNSSVVKEDNAAIRGMVTAISHLVTVEDVK; from the coding sequence ATGGCTCAAATTAAAATTACTTTGACTAAGTCTCCAATCGGACGTAAGCCAGAACAACGTAAAACTGTTGTTGCTCTTGGACTTGGTAAATTAAACTCTTCAGTAGTCAAAGAAGATAACGCTGCTATCCGTGGTATGGTGACAGCTATTTCTCACTTGGTTACCGTTGAAGACGTTAAATAA
- the rplE gene encoding 50S ribosomal protein L5 — MANRLKEKYTNEVIPALTEKFNYTSVMAVPKVEKIVLNMGVGDAVSNAKNLEKAAAELALISGQKPLITKAKKSIAGFRLREGVAIGAKVTLRGERMYEFLDKLVSVSLPRVRDFHGVPTKSFDGRGNYTLGVKEQLIFPEINFDDVDKVRGLDIVIVTTANTDEESRELLKGLGMPFAK, encoded by the coding sequence ATGGCAAATCGTTTAAAAGAAAAATATACTAACGAAGTAATTCCTGCGTTGACAGAGAAATTCAATTACACATCAGTTATGGCTGTGCCAAAAGTTGAGAAAATCGTTCTTAACATGGGTGTTGGTGATGCTGTATCAAACGCAAAAAACCTTGAGAAAGCTGCTGCTGAATTAGCGCTTATCTCTGGTCAAAAACCACTTATTACTAAAGCTAAGAAATCAATCGCTGGCTTCCGTCTTCGTGAAGGTGTTGCAATCGGTGCGAAGGTAACTCTTCGTGGCGAACGTATGTACGAGTTCCTAGACAAATTAGTTAGCGTTTCACTTCCTCGTGTTCGTGACTTCCACGGAGTTCCAACAAAATCATTTGACGGACGTGGTAACTACACTCTTGGTGTGAAAGAACAACTTATCTTCCCAGAAATCAACTTCGATGATGTTGATAAAGTGCGTGGTCTTGATATCGTAATCGTCACTACTGCAAATACTGACGAAGAATCACGTGAATTGCTTAAAGGCCTTGGAATGCCTTTTGCAAAATAA
- the rplQ gene encoding 50S ribosomal protein L17 — protein sequence MAYRKLGRTSSQRKAMLRDLTTDLLINESIVTTEARAKEIRKTVEKMITLGKRGDLHARRQAAAYVRNEIASENYDEATDKYTSTTALQKLFSEIAPRYAERNGGYTRILKTEPRRGDAAPMAIIELV from the coding sequence ATGGCTTACCGTAAACTAGGACGCACTAGCTCACAACGTAAAGCAATGCTTCGTGATTTGACGACAGATCTTTTGATCAATGAATCAATTGTAACGACAGAAGCACGTGCAAAAGAAATCCGTAAAACAGTTGAAAAAATGATTACTCTTGGTAAACGTGGTGATCTTCATGCTCGTCGCCAAGCAGCTGCATACGTTCGTAACGAAATCGCATCAGAAAATTATGATGAAGCTACTGATAAATACACATCAACTACAGCTCTTCAAAAACTTTTCTCAGAAATTGCACCTCGTTATGCAGAACGTAACGGTGGATACACTCGTATTCTTAAAACAGAACCACGCCGTGGAGATGCTGCTCCAATGGCAATTATCGAATTAGTTTAA
- the rplO gene encoding 50S ribosomal protein L15: MKLHELKAAEGSRKVRNRVGRGTSSGNGKTSGRGQKGQKARSGGGVRLGFEGGQTPLFRRIPKRGFTNINAKEYALVNLDQLNVFEDGTEVTPVVLKEAGIVRAEKSGVKVLGNGELTKKLTVKAAKFSKSAEAAITAKGGSIEVI; encoded by the coding sequence ATGAAACTTCATGAATTAAAAGCTGCTGAAGGCTCACGTAAAGTACGTAACCGTGTTGGTCGCGGAACATCATCAGGTAATGGTAAAACATCTGGTCGCGGTCAAAAAGGTCAAAAAGCTCGTAGCGGTGGCGGCGTACGTTTAGGTTTTGAAGGTGGACAAACACCATTGTTCCGTCGTATTCCAAAACGTGGATTTACAAACATCAACGCTAAAGAATATGCACTTGTTAACCTTGATCAATTGAACGTTTTTGAAGATGGTACAGAAGTAACACCAGTTGTTCTTAAAGAAGCTGGAATCGTTCGTGCTGAAAAATCAGGCGTTAAAGTTCTTGGTAACGGCGAATTGACTAAAAAATTGACTGTAAAAGCAGCTAAATTCTCAAAATCTGCTGAAGCAGCGATTACTGCTAAAGGTGGTTCAATCGAAGTCATCTAA
- a CDS encoding DNA-directed RNA polymerase subunit alpha has protein sequence MIEFEKPIITKIDENKDYGRFVIEPLERGYGTTLGNSLRRVLLSSLPGAAVTSIKIDGVLHEFDTIPGVREDVMQIILNVKGLAVKSYVEDEKIIELEVEGPAEVTAGDILTDSDIELVNPDHYLFTIAEGHSLRATMTVAKKRGYVPAEGNKKDDAPVGTLAVDSIYTPVKKVNYQVEPARVGSNDGFDKLTIEIMTNGTIIPEDALGLSARVLIEHLNLFTDLTDVAKATEVMKETEKVNDEKVLDRTIEELDLSVRSYNCLKRAGINTVFDLTEKSEPEMMKVRNLGRKSLEEVKVKLADLGLGLKNDK, from the coding sequence ATGATTGAGTTTGAAAAACCAATAATAACAAAAATTGATGAAAATAAAGATTACGGTAGATTTGTAATCGAACCACTTGAACGTGGCTACGGAACAACTCTAGGTAATTCTCTTCGTCGTGTACTCTTGTCTTCACTTCCAGGTGCAGCAGTAACATCAATTAAAATTGATGGAGTACTACACGAATTTGATACAATCCCAGGTGTACGTGAAGATGTCATGCAAATTATCCTTAATGTCAAAGGACTTGCTGTGAAATCATACGTCGAAGACGAAAAGATTATCGAACTTGAAGTAGAAGGACCAGCAGAAGTAACAGCTGGTGATATCCTTACTGACAGTGATATCGAACTTGTTAACCCGGATCATTATCTTTTTACAATTGCTGAAGGACATTCTCTACGTGCGACAATGACTGTTGCTAAAAAACGTGGATATGTACCAGCAGAAGGCAACAAAAAAGATGATGCACCTGTGGGTACATTGGCTGTAGATTCAATCTATACGCCAGTTAAAAAAGTTAATTATCAAGTTGAGCCTGCCCGTGTAGGTAGCAATGATGGATTTGATAAATTAACGATTGAAATCATGACAAACGGAACAATTATTCCTGAAGATGCTTTAGGTCTATCTGCTCGAGTTTTAATCGAACACTTAAACTTGTTTACTGATTTAACTGATGTTGCAAAAGCAACTGAAGTAATGAAAGAAACTGAAAAAGTGAACGATGAAAAGGTACTTGACCGCACCATCGAGGAACTTGATTTATCCGTACGCTCATATAACTGTTTGAAACGTGCAGGCATTAACACTGTCTTCGATTTAACAGAAAAATCTGAGCCTGAAATGATGAAAGTCCGTAACCTTGGACGTAAGAGTCTTGAAGAAGTTAAGGTTAAACTTGCTGATTTAGGTCTCGGACTAAAAAACGATAAATAA
- a CDS encoding prenyltransferase, which translates to MTIPVFLELVEIKAKTASILPFLIGICFSYYYYGNIHPWLVFLFFISMLLFNMFVDIWDNYNDYLHAHDSHYQRDTNIIGREKLSLTVVRRLMLVLFVVSVVIGFVLAWLVGWPLLLMGGFCYAVGILYSAGPRPLYSLPLGEVFSGFTMGFMISLICVYLNTYQQFSLDWQRLASIFLISLPNTLWIANLMLANNLCDKEEDERNYRFTLVHYTGTRGGLILFSLSNILALCAIVLEFLFGLAPATILLTLLLIPFIYKQTKLLWLKQIKKETFSCAIRILALGSTLQAFTYVIGILL; encoded by the coding sequence ATGACGATTCCTGTTTTCTTGGAATTGGTTGAAATCAAAGCAAAAACGGCTAGTATTCTTCCCTTCCTTATTGGTATTTGTTTTAGTTACTACTATTATGGAAATATTCATCCTTGGTTGGTGTTCTTGTTTTTTATTTCCATGCTGTTATTCAACATGTTTGTGGATATTTGGGATAATTATAATGATTACTTGCATGCACATGATAGTCATTATCAACGGGACACTAATATTATTGGTAGGGAGAAGCTTTCTTTGACGGTTGTCAGGAGGCTGATGCTTGTTTTGTTTGTGGTTTCTGTTGTGATTGGTTTTGTACTAGCTTGGTTGGTGGGATGGCCTTTGCTACTGATGGGTGGTTTTTGTTATGCTGTAGGTATTTTGTATTCTGCAGGGCCAAGACCTCTGTATAGTTTACCTTTAGGTGAGGTTTTTTCAGGCTTTACTATGGGCTTCATGATTAGCTTAATCTGTGTTTATTTGAACACTTATCAACAATTTAGTTTGGATTGGCAGCGCTTAGCTAGTATTTTTTTGATTTCTCTTCCTAATACTTTATGGATTGCTAACTTGATGTTGGCTAATAACCTCTGTGATAAGGAAGAGGATGAACGTAATTATCGCTTTACTCTAGTCCACTACACGGGAACTAGAGGGGGCTTAATATTATTTTCTCTAAGCAATATTTTGGCTCTTTGTGCGATTGTGTTAGAATTTCTTTTTGGACTTGCTCCAGCTACTATTTTATTGACCTTGTTATTGATTCCTTTTATCTATAAACAGACCAAGCTATTGTGGTTGAAACAAATTAAAAAAGAGACATTTAGTTGTGCGATTCGTATTTTGGCTTTGGGTTCTACTTTACAAGCCTTTACTTACGTTATCGGTATTCTTTTATGA
- a CDS encoding NUDIX hydrolase codes for MSELWDIYTANRVKTGRVMERGSLFKQGDYHLVVHICLFNDRGEMLIQQRQADKAGWPGLWDVTVGGSALAGETAQQAAMRELEEELGIFLDLTGVRPHFTINFGEGFDDTFLVTVPYLGDLQSLVLQEEEVQAVRWANRHEILRMIDEGSFIPYLKSKIDLCFDMVGQYGAHQSQMKRFFSSLIKYFIIFLLL; via the coding sequence ATGAGTGAATTGTGGGATATTTATACTGCTAATCGGGTGAAGACGGGCCGGGTGATGGAGCGTGGTTCTTTGTTTAAGCAAGGGGACTATCATTTGGTGGTGCATATTTGTTTGTTCAACGATAGGGGTGAGATGCTGATTCAGCAACGCCAAGCAGATAAAGCTGGATGGCCAGGACTTTGGGATGTAACTGTTGGTGGGAGTGCGCTTGCGGGTGAGACAGCACAACAGGCAGCTATGCGAGAGCTTGAGGAAGAATTGGGAATTTTTTTAGACTTGACTGGAGTCAGACCTCATTTCACTATTAATTTTGGCGAAGGATTTGATGATACGTTTTTAGTGACTGTTCCTTATCTTGGTGATTTGCAAAGTTTGGTTCTTCAGGAAGAAGAAGTTCAGGCAGTTCGTTGGGCTAATCGTCACGAAATTTTACGTATGATTGATGAAGGCTCATTTATCCCTTACCTGAAAAGCAAGATAGATTTGTGTTTTGATATGGTCGGTCAGTATGGCGCCCATCAGTCTCAAATGAAACGATTCTTTTCATCTTTAATTAAATATTTTATTATTTTTCTATTATTGTGA
- a CDS encoding adenylate kinase: MNLLIMGLPGAGKGTQAAKIAEAFGLIHISTGDMFRAAMANQTEMGVLAKSYIDKGDLVPDEVTNGIVKERLSQDDVNEKGFLLDGYPRTIEQAHALDATLKALGLTLDGVINIDVDPTALVERLSGRIINKKTGETFHKVFNPPAGDYDENDFYQREDDKPETVKRRLDVNIAQGEPILNHYRQAGIVHDIDGNKDISEVFVDIDEVIKSLK, translated from the coding sequence ATGAATCTTTTAATCATGGGCTTACCAGGAGCTGGTAAAGGAACTCAAGCTGCAAAGATTGCTGAAGCCTTTGGACTTATCCATATTTCAACAGGCGATATGTTCCGTGCAGCTATGGCTAACCAAACTGAAATGGGTGTTCTCGCTAAGTCTTATATTGACAAAGGTGATTTGGTACCTGATGAAGTCACAAATGGAATCGTTAAAGAACGTCTGTCACAAGATGATGTTAACGAAAAGGGCTTCTTATTAGATGGTTACCCACGTACCATTGAACAAGCACATGCTTTGGATGCTACGTTAAAAGCATTAGGACTTACTTTGGATGGGGTTATTAATATTGATGTTGATCCTACTGCTCTTGTTGAAAGACTTAGTGGTCGTATCATTAACAAGAAAACGGGTGAAACTTTTCACAAAGTCTTTAACCCACCAGCTGGTGATTATGATGAAAATGATTTTTATCAACGTGAAGATGACAAACCTGAGACTGTTAAACGTCGTTTAGATGTTAACATTGCACAAGGTGAGCCAATTCTTAATCACTATCGTCAAGCAGGAATTGTTCACGATATTGACGGAAATAAAGACATTTCAGAAGTTTTTGTAGATATCGACGAAGTCATTAAGAGTCTAAAATAA
- the rpmJ gene encoding 50S ribosomal protein L36 has translation MKVRPSVKPICEYCKVIRRNGRVMVICPTNPKHKQRQG, from the coding sequence ATGAAGGTAAGACCATCGGTTAAACCAATTTGCGAATACTGCAAAGTTATTCGTCGTAACGGTCGTGTTATGGTGATTTGTCCAACAAATCCAAAACACAAACAACGTCAAGGATAA
- a CDS encoding type Z 30S ribosomal protein S14: MAKKSMIAKNKRPAKHSTQAYTRCEKCGRPHSVYRKFKLCRVCFRELAYKGQIPGVVKASW; the protein is encoded by the coding sequence TTGGCTAAAAAATCTATGATTGCTAAGAACAAACGTCCTGCAAAACACTCTACACAAGCTTATACTCGCTGTGAAAAATGTGGACGTCCACATTCAGTTTACCGCAAGTTTAAACTTTGCCGTGTTTGCTTCCGTGAATTGGCCTACAAAGGTCAAATTCCAGGTGTTGTTAAAGCTTCTTGGTAA
- the rplX gene encoding 50S ribosomal protein L24: MFVKKGDKVRVIAGKDKGTEAVVLKALPKVNKVVVEGVGMIKKHQKPNTENPQGAIVEKEAPIHVSNVQVLDKNGVAGRVGYKVVDGKKVRYNKKSGEVLD; the protein is encoded by the coding sequence ATGTTTGTAAAAAAAGGCGACAAAGTTCGCGTAATTGCTGGTAAGGATAAAGGCACTGAAGCCGTAGTTCTTAAAGCACTTCCAAAAGTTAACAAAGTTGTTGTTGAAGGTGTTGGAATGATCAAAAAACACCAAAAACCAAATACTGAAAACCCTCAAGGTGCTATCGTTGAAAAAGAAGCTCCAATCCATGTATCTAACGTTCAAGTTTTAGATAAAAACGGTGTGGCTGGACGTGTTGGTTATAAAGTTGTTGACGGCAAAAAAGTACGTTACAACAAAAAATCAGGCGAAGTGCTTGATTAA
- the rplR gene encoding 50S ribosomal protein L18 — protein MISKPDKNKIRQKRHRRVRGKLSGTAERPRLNVFRSNTGIYAQVIDDVAGVTLASASTLDKDVSKGTKTEQAVVVGKLVAERAVAKGISEVVFDRGGYLYHGRVKALADAARENGLKF, from the coding sequence GTGATTTCGAAACCAGATAAAAACAAAATCCGCCAAAAACGCCATCGTCGCGTCCGCGGTAAACTCTCTGGAACTGCAGAACGCCCACGTTTGAACGTATTCCGTTCTAATACAGGCATCTACGCTCAAGTTATTGATGACGTAGCGGGTGTAACGCTCGCAAGTGCATCAACTCTTGATAAAGACGTTTCTAAAGGAACAAAAACAGAACAAGCCGTTGTAGTCGGCAAACTTGTTGCTGAACGTGCAGTGGCTAAAGGTATTTCTGAAGTGGTGTTTGACCGCGGTGGATATCTCTATCACGGACGTGTTAAAGCCTTGGCTGATGCAGCTCGTGAAAACGGATTGAAATTCTAA